The segment ATTATTGcgaggataccaaagaccataatctAGTGTGCCTTGAACATATCTAAAGATTCGTTTTACAgcattcaaatgagattgtttaggtgcagattgaaagcgagagactagacatactgcaaacattaaatctggtcgagatgcagttaaatataatagacttcctatcattgacctgtactcagaTTGATTTACTACAGGTGAGTCATCTGATTTGATCAATTTACAGCCTGTTTCCATTGGAGTGCTGACTGGTTTACAATCTGTCATATTAAATTTTCTAATCATCTCTTTGGCATATTTAGTTTGTGACAAGAAGATACCTTGCTGAAGTTGtaacacttgaagaccaagaaagaaattcagttccccaaacatagacatttcaaactcagattccatgattttagagaactttttggataaagagtcattattacagccaaaaatgatatcatctacatatattACAACCACTAGGACATCATTACCTTCAAGTTTAACATATAAGTTGCTATCTACAGCACCTCTAGTGAAACCATTTGCTTTAAGATGATTATCCAGtctagagtaccaagctcttggagcctgtttaagaccatagagtgctttctttaatCTGTATACACAATCAGATTTGCCTGCAATTTCAAAACCTTCCGGctgttccatatacacttcttcatcaagataaccattcagaaaggcagttttgacatccatctgataaactttaaattttttatagcaagagtatgcaagaaaaattctgattgattctaatctagctactggtgcgaatgtttctccaaaatctattccttcctgctgagcataacctttacacaCAAAacgagctttatttctaacaaccttcccagattcatcaagcttatttctaaaaatccatttgcctcctatcacattcttgtcatctggcctaggtactaattcccaagtttggtttttctctatttgactgatttcatctttcattgcatttaaccaacaTTCATCAGATAAAGCATCAGAAACATTTTTGGGTTCAAAATCAGTTATCAAACAAAAATGTTCAGCCAATTGAGCTTGTTCAGTTGTTTTTGCCCTTCTCCTAGTCAAAATACCTGCATCTATATTACCAATaacttgactttgaggatgtctctTTGTTATAATTTTTGAGGGTGTATAATGAAGAGTACCTGTCTCTGCATTTGAATTCTctgtattttcttcatcagaacttgatgaatcatttttcttttctgtttctgcaggtttaggaacttgatcaacctttgttaaagtaatttcctcttcctcaatatcctgcaaatcattacttaacaaaaattgttcatcaaaccttacatttattgtttcaacaattttattcagtctattattgaaacatctataggctttgctgtgagtagagtatccaagaaagataccctcatcagttttagcctcaaaatttcctagattttcttcatctctttttagataacatttggcaccaaaaatcttgaaatatttgatagaagcagcttttccataccaaagttcataaggagtaaaggtagattttaccctgatttgaacacgattcaaaatgtaaacagctgtgtgtacagcttctttccaatatctgtctggtagatttgcctcattaagcattgtgcgagccatttctttgactgttctattttttctctcaactactccattctgttgaggtgtacgagtagcagcatattgtctcttaataccatgtctttcacagtaatcaatgaattcttgtgaagtgaattcaccacccttgtctgatctcaagcatttcaactttagatcagattctcgttcaaccatttttctgaaaatcttaaacctatcaaatgcttcagatttgtgtttaaggaaagtgacccataccattctggtatagtcatcaacaaaaagcataaaatatttttcaccatttatagactgtgtccttgtaggaccacataagtctgtgtgaacaagctgtaatggtctagtagaagaatgttctttaggtttgaaagacacttttgtttgctttcctttcaaacatgctttacaaactgaattgaatggtttattcaaaataggcaaacctctaacattctgatttttactgattctaaccagattgtcaaaatttatatgtcctaggcgtttatgccataaccaattttcttctatttgaccCATAAGACAAATGCCTTCATTGTTCTCATAGTCAGTGGAatcaagaagactatagacattgccaattgttctcaaacTAGCAGCAACAGTTTTaccagatttatttttgatagtacagTCTTGAGAGCTAAAAGATACACtgtaaccactatcacaaatttgactgacactcaataaattgtgctttaacccttcaacaaagtacacatcatgaataggagtatcatcatttagcaataatgtacctttacctcgaacataagctcctgaattatccccaaagcgtacaaagccaccattaaagtcttcaagatgcagaaatttatttctatctcctgtcatatggtgtgaacagccactgtccaacacccataaAGATTTCTTATTTGAGAAAAATGCAGTTTGCACTATCATTGATTGCTCAATACCAGTTACAAACTTAGGTTTCCATATTTTATTAGGACTTGCCTTTGTTTTGCACTGTATAGTAGTATGCCCAAAAGTGTTACACTTATTACACTTTACTGTTTTTGGAAAGTCATATCCTTGATTGTACCCAACCATAGGAGATCTTTGCTGCAGAAATCTGCAAGTATTAACCTTATGACCAAACCTATTGCAATAGAAACAATATCCATAAAAGAAGCCAAACCTAAAAGGTTTTGTTCTGTTATAAGACTGAAATGATTTTCTAGTTGTAGGCTTAGTGTTCTGTCTTGATGATTCAGCTTTATCAAACCCTAAACCagccaaatctttatgcaatttttgcttgctcaagatatcatttagatgtattgtactttcatactgttcaatttgtttttgaagttttgtggactgttgttctaatgtttcaattttcttttctctttcttcaagaagggaCTTCAAGTTTGAAGTCACTAAATTTGCATCATTTAACTCAACTTGTAAAATCTGATTTGAATTTTCATGTGAGGCTGCAAGTTTCTTTAACCTCTTTATTTCTTTTAAGGCACACagcaattctccttcaagatctatttctccttgatctagatcttcaaattcattttctgttttgctagttacatcttctaattctgccataaatagagtttcatcaccttcacaaggtgaatcatctgattcatttccagagtcttctttagtaaaaagactcttctttttcttgaaggtattaaatctccttttaggattccacattttctttttgtagaatttttctggtttttcctcttcgctgttttgatcacttagaggacattgagcagcaaagtgtccagctttgccacaattaaagcacttaaaaggtaatttgcccttatatttcttttttagttttctaacaaaaagggcttctatagcatctgaaagttcagagtcactatcaggttcttctttcttttctactttaaaagctgtttcttttgaagaagaaggattattacctatcctcatctcataggcagtaagaatgctttgaagattatcaagtgtcatggtagaaaaacttttcttttcttctaaggttgaaaccttagtttcaaacttgggtaacaaggttctaatcactttattgacaacctccttttcttcaacatcttcaccaagaccctttctggaattaactatttcatcaactctaagaaaataacttgctactgtttcatcttctttcattcttaagGATTCAAATTGATTTTTGAGTGTAAGGATTTTAGACTCCTTAACCTTAGCATCCCCTTGATaaatggtttcaagttttttccaaatatcataagcagaagaacaatgcatgactttaacaaaaacatctttagtgagaccacataagagagcatgcttagctctgGCATTTAACTCATACTTAGTTTTATCATCAGGATCAGTAGGAATAATAGAAGGAACTGTATATTTTGTGATCACAATATTCCACACATTAAGATCAACTGAAATGAGATAAGTTTCCATCCTAATTTTccagaacacataatcagttccatcaaaaagaggagctcttgaAAGTGAAGCACCTTCCTGAGTTTGAGCCATAAAACAAACTTCCAAGtgaccaggaacaatccctaggacagacctatatgagggaccctatgctctgataccacttgttggaagtggaaaacactctgagaggggggggtgaatcagagtgttacAAAAATTTTACAAGTTAAACTTTATGGACCTTGACAATTTTAATTCACAGTGTGAACAGATGGCTGAAACTTAACACTTTGAAGGAATACATTAATGCAGCTTAAAGTATACCATTGAACCAACTAAAACATCTAATTTAGACCTTGTTTAACAAAATGGTATTAAGATATTAcacaaacttgaaacattaaaatactttcaatattgcattacatacattcaactaaacagagtatgagataaagaggactaaaatatgatgtatcagagcatacactagtaaacagaatgaaacacgacaatgcaacataacacaatattttgcatgagtggaaaaccctcttggggtagaaaaaccactcggaagatcccttttattaattcaacaagagcaccaactcagttcacatgttttagaaaccacaaggcctcaaggagcaccaacccctcttcttatcaatgtatctttcaactcgagctacaaccactggtgattttatgcatgcattttattcttgcagtcacaaaaccatcagggattTGAGCGAGAATATTTTATCAGTCTGTACATATgaaaattttgcaataatattcttcAACACTATCCAATCTCTGAAAATATGGTTTCAAATCAATAAAATCTCATATACTCTGAACAGtatgatttcaaatcaacaaaCCCTGAACAATACgatttcaaatcaaataaaacctcaaatactctgtactgtatgatttcaaatcaataaacactgaataatatggtttcaattcaatgaagcctcatatactctgtaacaaaaacagagtattgattctcaagaaaccCTTGGCTGGTTCTGTTAAACTACGGCACTGTTTAACGCTTCCACTTTGTTCACACTCAAAACACGGCACTGTATTTCTCTGTTTTAATGTTAGAACTTTGTTCACACTCAAACTATGGCACTGTGTTTCTCCGTTTTTCTTCTCACAGACTGATTTGTCAAACTGTTTTTATGCACACACAGAAAGAATCCCGTTTTCATCTTAAATAACCCGTTAACTTACAAGATTTGCAAACTGAAAAACAAATAACTGATTCTAACTGTGCAACGGAAGACATTTTAATTTCCcagtcatgaaaaacaaaaataaagcacaaccacttccttatttttattttgcataacTGAAAAATTCGAACCAAGGTAAACAGAATCTCTTAAATCATGTGTTTCAAGAACCATACCTGTTAAATGCAAACTGAACAAATAAACTAACCAGTCAACCGCTAATCTCTTGAATGAAACCATTGTTCGCACCATTCTCTGTAACTGATTCGAGCTCTGTAGCTCCAACGGCACTGTGACTCACACGGCGTTAGGGTTTGACGGActccaaaacaaaacaaatgaaacGCCAAATGCAACTTCCAAGAAAAACATTAACTTGTTCGATACAATAAGTATCATGAGGAATATGCCCTTTAAACCGTAGCCATATTAACCAAAGATGTCATTAACATTAATGCAAAGTCAGAGCTATCGTGTCACCAACATGGCTCCAAAGAACATGTTTTAAACACTTAACACGTCAGCCAAGTCAGTATGTCCGTGTATGCCAACACATCATCTTTTttctttcttgtcatcgaggacaaaagtaccAAAGAGCAACAGTTAAGGTGGTAACCAACTCCTGTCTGTAGATATCAAGCCTTTTGTGACTCTCTTCCATTGGGACCTTCCGCAAGCTCTGGAGGACAAGTATGGAGGTTTTCTCAGCGAGAATATTGTGTATGTAACCCTTCCAAATCATTGAATCCTTGATGCATTACCCACTCGTTTCATTGATTACCCATTTTCCGTGCATAAGGAGATCTGTGATCTGATATATGCAGGCAAGATTTTGAAGCTTACAGTGAATTGTGCTTTCAAGAGTTTGGCGATCGAGTGAAGCACTGGATTACATTAAACGAACCTTATAACTACGCTTATGGAGGATATGACGTTGGGCTAACTCCACCCGGCCGCCATTCCTCTTCCAATGGAAGTTCGAGCACAGGAAATTCTGCAACAGAGCCATATATTGTGACGCATAATCTTCTTCTTTCTCATGCAGCTGCTGTGCGTGTTTATAAGACCAAGTATCAGGTTAGCCACCTTTTAGCCCCAAATTTTCTTGTTCTGCATACAACGGTCAAAATGCCAATCTTCCATTTTTTTTGTGTAGGCGGCACAGAAGGGATTGATCGGAATTACACTAGTAAGCCACTGGTTTCTTCGCTATTCAAAATCACATTCGGACCAGAAAGCCGCCCAAAGGGCCATAGATTTTATGTTTGGTTGGTAAGTAAACGATTTTCTGAAAACTGTCTACTTATGCCCATTTTAGTTACCCGTTCGTATGAATTTGATTGGCTGGGTAAATTTACAGGTATATGGATCCAATTACAAAAGGGAGATACCCCTCAACCATGAGACAGCTTGTTGGCGAGCGGCTACCCAAATTTACTGTCCATCAATCTGCCATTGTGAAAGGTTCATTTGATTTTCTGGGCTTAAATTATTACACAGCTCTCTATGCTGCTGATGTTTTAACAGCTCCGAATCCCCTTAACACAAGCTTCACATTGGACTCTCAAACTAATCAAACAGGTACACATCTTTGATTTCTTCTTCCAAAGGGCATGAATTGACGTGATCTAGCAATACTTTATAAAAATTGAACTTAACCTCTGACATGATTTGCTATCGAAATGTGATCAGCTGAGAGAAATGGTATGCTCATCGGACCACAGGCAGGATCGAGTTGGCTTCACGTGTATCCACGTGGTATAAGGGACCTGTTGAAGTATATTAAATACAGATATGACAATCCACTCATTTTCATCACAGAGAATGGTAAAACATTTTATAGTGAATTTAACTATTTTCACTGGACAGTCATTAAAATTTTGGCTATCCCTATACATGGTGCAATAATAAATTTGTTGTTGcttgtattttttattaatatatttttgttataGAAGTAGATTTACTTTGTATAATATCAAAGTTTATcctttcaattaaaaaaattgagtatatttttataGGTATTGATGAAAAAAATGATGATACATTGTCATTGGCACAAGCTCTTAATGATACTTGGAGAATCGATTATCACTCCAAACATTTATCATTTGTTCAACAAGCAATAAggtattttttgttaaaaaaaatgtttttgttttttgctttttagcttTTATATACTAGAATATTGTGATGGTTGAATTGCAGGGATGGATCAAACATACAAGGTTACTTTGCATGGTCTTTGTTAGACAACTTTGAGTGGGTAAATGGCTATACTGTTCGGTTTGGTCTTCATTACATAGATTATAAGAATAACTTAAATCGATATCCAAAAGCATCAGTTTATTGGTTTCAGACATTCttgaaatgaataaaatataaaGGTTGCACTTTGTATATCAACAATCAGAGCTATGCCACAACTAAAGTCCTTGTCAAGCATTGCAATGAAAATATGCAAAAGTTGCAATGTACGTAGTTTTCTATGGAATGTTTCCTTTTCTCTAAATTTTTCAATCAAGACTTTgatttgcaaaataaaataaaataatcaattatctatttaaatatttatttatttttatgtgtatatctatcaaaaacttcttgtacttATATTTTCACATATTCTATTCTCAATTATTTCTCTACATATTTAATTTGTTTCTAAAGTGTTGACGAAGATGTTTTTGTACTTTATGGTAGCATGCGAATGCAAAGACGAGTTAAGAAGTTATGGTTAACGTAAATTGGATTTTTGTTTTGGTTTCATGTAGGAAGACTTGGTATCATGAATGGATATATCAGTGGTTGTATACAATAGTTTTctagtttaatttttttattttaatactaGTGAaagtaatatataaataataaaatcaaattaatttatacACTAAATGCTTGAATGCCCCCTTGATTTTATGTATAATAAATTTCATCTTTAGTTTTCAGTTTCAATGGACGAAAGGTAGAGGGTAAATGCATCTAATAATCTAATAATTTGAAGGCTTTGAACCCATGAAATGTGTaatagataaatttgataaatcGGATATGACAATGTTAATAATCACTTCTTTTGGAGTTCTTGTTTCTTCATTATTTCTAATATTCTTTTAGGTATGGGAAAATGTT is part of the Cryptomeria japonica chromosome 10, Sugi_1.0, whole genome shotgun sequence genome and harbors:
- the LOC131859575 gene encoding beta-glucosidase 12-like, yielding MNSLVGWRACAVVCMWWVFLVGAQEEIKVLNRSGFPHGFIFGAASASYQYEGAAREGGRSPSIWDTFSHIPGTIADGSNGDVAVDQYHRYKEDVKLMKDMGMDAYRFSISWSRILPYGSIKGGINKIGVAYYNNLINELLKHDIKPFVTLFHWDLPQALEDKYGGFLSENIVQDFEAYSELCFQEFGDRVKHWITLNEPYNYAYGGYDVGLTPPGRHSSSNGSSSTGNSATEPYIVTHNLLLSHAAAVRVYKTKYQAAQKGLIGITLVSHWFLRYSKSHSDQKAAQRAIDFMFGWYMDPITKGRYPSTMRQLVGERLPKFTVHQSAIVKGSFDFLGLNYYTALYAADVLTAPNPLNTSFTLDSQTNQTAERNGMLIGPQAGSSWLHVYPRGIRDLLKYIKYRYDNPLIFITENGIDEKNDDTLSLAQALNDTWRIDYHSKHLSFVQQAIRDGSNIQGYFAWSLLDNFEWVNGYTVRFGLHYIDYKNNLNRYPKASVYWFQTFLK